The sequence GCTGACCAATAGGGTCCTAAACGAAGTACTGAATAACCCGGAAGCACTCTTGGGCGATCCTGATCTCAGCCAACCGGGACTGGCGGCTGAGTCGTTCCTCAATCAATACAACACATCGATGCGGAGTAGTTACTACCTACACTACGGTACCGGCGATGGGTTGCACAGCTTGATCGCACCGGGAGGGGGCCGATCCTACGGTTACTCTATCGTCGATGCCATAGGGCTACTACGATGACGAAGGACCTCGCACAAGTCTCAGCACCAGATGCTACTAAGCATCTGGTGCCCTGCGATCTGATGCGATGTCGACCGCTTTGAGAAACATACAGAAAGCCACGGACCTGGTGATTCGGGTCCGTGGCTCATCCGCGGACACTGGACACCAGTCAGTATTGTGTAACCGCCGATAACCCGGCCCAGTTAGCGACGTATGGTGATTGACAAACACTCGTCGCGTTCATAAAACACCGCGTGTTGATCGAAACATACCCTCGGGAGGAGGTCCACCTTGATACTTACCAAAACCTAGCTTGCCGCAGTCCGTGTGTTGCCGGAGTGCGTGGACGATCTTTGCCAAGGAGGTAAAGAACCACGACAGCGTTTCTATGGAAGGACCATACCGGTTCATCGACGCTCCGGTATTAGTAATGTCAAACATCTGTGGAGGACAACATGAGAGTGAAACACATTATCACAGGCCTACTGATCATTGTCGCGATTCTCGCGGTCCACGGCAGTGTCATTGCCGAAGGATTCATAGGTCCTATCGGGGACCGCATCGATTATTCTTCCGGCGCGTTAACATTAAGCGAAACCGACGTCACGATTCCCGGTAGGCGTGGCTTGGACGTAAATATCGTCCGCTCTTACACAACTGCGAACTATTTGCCGGACGTTGATATTATCGACAACCCTGATACTCACTGCGTGTATCAGCGACCATTCGACTCTTCGTCAAACAAATACATGGGGCTCGGTTGGCATATCGAGTTCCCTTATCTGACATACAATGACAGCGCGACCACCTTAACAAATCAGAATGGAAGTTCTGAGGCATTACTGGTGAATCTGGATACGTTGACCAACATGACCTATCCGCGGAAGACTCGCGATCTGTCGATCCTCACCAATTATACATACCCCAGTGCGACGACCGAGGTGATGCTGTGCCCCGATGGTACCAAGCTGGAGTTTGGAAAGAAACTGGGCCACAGGAAACTCATGACCAAGATGTACAATCGCTATGGTGACTATATAGAAGTGACCTATTGGACCAATGAGTACATCAAATATGTCACAAGTCCGATCGGCCTCAAAGTACATTTTCAGTATTGCGATGAGGATTCGGTCTATTCTCTCACTTCATCGCCTACGGACGATGTTCGTCTCAGCAGCCTGCTTTGGTTGAATCACGAGGGAGACACGCTTAGGGTGAGCTATGAGTATAACTGGAGTAAGGCTGGGCTGCTGCATAAAGTCATACATGCCAATGGTGATAGCACCATGTATGACTACACTACCGACGTCTTCTATAACGACGTGGCCGACTATTGGGACACGGCAGCCACCTGGGCTGATACCCTCAGTTACGATGACACCCTGCACTATCACTCCAACCAACTCCATTACATGGGAAAGATCACCGATCCTGGCGGCGCTCAGGCCGAATACCGGTATAGGGCGTTTATGATCCCGACCTATAGCGGATGTGATCATAACACATTCGATGACCCTGTCGATGAATTCAAGAACTATATCGGTGTCAATCGAAGGATTGCCGATGGCGACACGCTGCTGATCAAATACGAATTAAGCTATCCCGGATTGGAAGTCATTGAGCCCGAGATGGAGTTCGCAGGGATGGTCAGCCGGGTGACGACTGTCTTGCACCCATCCGGTGGAGAGCAGGAGTTTTGGTACTTCCTGGACAAGGAGTGCGGATATGTGCTCAATGAGAACTTAATGCCGTGGGTCTTCTCTGCCGGCTACTATCCCGGCATGCTGTATCAGAAGCATTCCATCTTTGATGGGGATACCGTGTGTACCGGTTATAGTTATGGCAATTCGCTCGGCAGCGGTATCGTCACGATCGGAGACGTGATTGACTCAACTGGAGCCACTGGGTATTATAAGGCCCCGGCTACCTTCCTGATTCACGTGGGCGTAGCTTATTATCATCCGGACCTGCACTTCGACTCCTTATCGTTCACGGCGACCTCGTCCAAAGAGTGGCGTTCGACTATTCTGGAAAAGGATATGGATGCCGCCGGGATTGTGACTCGGAAGATCGAAAGTGAAAGGCTTTCCCAGTGGGTAGCTACTGATACTTCATATACGAACAAGAACGGCCTGTATGATGCTACCGGTTGGATTCCATCACCCTACCCCAGCGATACCTTGTGGTTTACGATGGACAGTGTTACTGCCTACACATATGTGCCATCGAGGAACCTCACTTTAGCCGATACAGTTTGGAGTCTGTTCCAAAACGACTCTCTGGTTTACGCCACGTACACCGCCTACTATTATAATTCCAGCAATAACTATGTAGTTGACTCGGTGGTGGCCACCCTTGATCCCGATTACTCCGATGACACCCTCTCCCGTCGAAAGACCACCTACGAATACTACTCTAGTAACGGCATGGTGAAGTGTGAGACAGACTATCGAGGAGACAAGACCTGGTGGGAGTATGACACCCTTTACAATGCCTTTACCTGGAAGGAAACGGACTCGGCCCTGGGAGATCTTGTCACTTACGACTACTATCCCAACGGTCAGATGAAAACGGAAACCGGGCTGAATGGTGCGGTAACGGAATACTATTACGACAGCCTGGGGCGTGACCTGGGTATCAAAATGCCTCTGGAAGATGCCGACGACACCACGATCATCAACATCTACGCTTCCGGGAACGTATCAGGTAATTCGGCAAAAATAGATGACAGCACTCGCATCGTTACCAAATCGGTACACGATACCCACTTCAGAAAGGTCAAGACGATTCTGGAAGTAGATGCGACCGCGACAATCGTGGATTCTATCGTCATGAATGAAGCCGGATTGATCGCAAAACAAAGTCGGGCCAAGTATGCAGATTCCGGCAGCACTTATTGGACCGAGTACTATTACGACCAGAGTACGCGAAAGGTCAAGACGGTCCTGGCCGACGGCTCGAAAGATTCGGTCAGGTATGTTGATGAATTCACGACTTTGTATGACAGTCGTCGTGGCCAGCGGTCGATTAGCGTTATCGACTTAGCCGGCAACAAACTATGTGATTCCATTTTTGAAGTCGGCGACACAACCAGTCTCATGGGCGTTATTACCTATTCCTATGACAAGCTGGGCAATGTGATTGCAGTCACTGACCTTGAAGGTATAACCCGCCAATGGGAATACGATGACTGGGGTCGAATCAAGAAAGTGACGGATGCCGATATCGGTACGATTGAGTGCTGGTACGATGAGTGGAGTGATCTGCGATTGGTCCGACACAACACCGAGACCGACTACACTTATTTCATCTACGACACTATCTCACACAGATTATTGGAGTCAGGCACCGTTTCAAGCCCGAGCACCGATTCACTCGTCAACCGCACCTACCCTTCATCCGGTACTACCGTGGCCGTAATGAATCGCTACGACTCATATTCTACAGCCTCAATAGCCACAGATACGGCCGGCGGACTCGGCAATTGTTTGGGCCAACTGACCGAACAGATATCATTTCAGGGCGGAAGTGCAGTCGACTCCACCTTCTTCTACTATGACGCCAGAGGGCGCATCGGTCAGCAGACCACCTGGATCACCGGGCTTCCCGATCGTCAAAAGCTCAAGTTTGAGTACTTTGCCAACGACGGTCTCAAGAAGATCACTTATCCCGATAACTCCACCAACGAGTATGAATACTTCCAGACTGGTCGACTGAGCGGCATCACAGGTATCATTGGTGAGGACTCGGTCGAGTACGAGGCTTGGGGCGCCGTTCGAGAGGCCAAGTTTGTAAACAGCGTGGTAACCACGAATTCGTATGACAGCCTCAGTCGCCTGATAAAGACCATCAACCGTTCTGCCTATATGAAGCTGTTTTGTCGCGAATATGGTTATGACAATCACTTCATAGACAAAGAGTACGACCTGGATTCGTCCGGAACCAGAACGGCGCTGGGTGAAATCAGGACTTACGGCTATGACTCTCTCAGTCGACTTGTCTCGGCGTTCATGGAAGACCCCAACGAGTCGGCCGACACGATCACCATGGCCTATGATTACGACCTCAATGGTAATCTAAACACTCGATGGACTTCCGATGACGATTCACTGATGTACACTCGTTTCAACGGCAGCAATTGCGACAGTGTCATTGACTTTTCCGCCGATTCAACCTGGGACTTCACCCGAAATGACCGAGGGCTGTTGACCAGAATCGAGAAGACCTCAGCCGGCCCCCTCTGGGATGACCGAGTCAATTATGCTTATGATCATCGCGGTCTGGTGACATCAGTAGAATTCGAGCCCCGTGTCATGCAATTCGGTGACAAACCGGACACTGTTCTCAATCAGTACAACGCCGCCAGTCAGAAGGTCAAACAGACCCATATATACAGATACTTTGACTCAGAAGTCGGTCCTCGAGGTTCGTGGGTACGGATTGAATCGGACCGATACTATGTCTGGGTCGGCGATAATGTCATCCTGGAGTATGACAACACCGACAGTCTGGCCAACATCAACGTGTATGGTTTGGGTCAACGTCTGCAGCGAAAGGACCTCAACGATGTCAGCGCCGACAGTACCTGCCACTACATCAATGACTATCAGGGCTCGGTGCGTTCTTTTGTCGACTCCCGAGGTATCCCGGGCGACAGAATGATCGACTACTATCCCTACGGCGAGTTATACTCACAGGGTGGTTTGGGTCATACACCGCACTGGTTCATCGGCAAAGAGAAAGACAAGACTGAGGAGCTTGACTTTGGACCGAGGTACTACAATCGTGCGGTCGGACGATTCATGGCGCCTGACCCAGCTCTGGCCGGCCCGTCACCATATAGTTATGCCGATGGTAATCCAGTAATGGGGTCCGATCCATCCGGGTTGATAACTGTAAACCACATGACGCCGGAACAGATTCGAGCCGCGATAGATGCCTGTGTTGCGAACGACAGGGCCGACGCCCAGGCCTATGCCAATTTTGCTGCCGAGTCAAGCGTCAAAGGGGAATGGGCCGGCTATTACCACCCAAATACGCACCAACTAACTGGCATTATTGCTCCTCCAGGTCCCCAGGAGATCGGCTTTTTGGTTGCTGGCACCAGTCAGTCGGAAGCCATCAGAGGGACAAAGTGGCTACAAGATCAGAGACGCCTAATGAGAGGTTTGCCAGCTATTAACACGGAGTGGTATAGCGACCACGTGCAGACAAGGACCGGCCGCTGGCAGATTGGAGGTCTGCGCGGGGGATACACCAGGACAACGCTCCAAGTTGGGCAGTATACTCTCTCGTCGGTCAACTACACGGTTACCTCTTACACTCCGTCAGTTTCCAGGATGCTGGCCAGCGCGGATCCTTTCCCTGCCTATCAGGCCATGGGCGACCTGGCAAAGGTTGAAAAGGCAGGGAAATTGATGACGGGAGGAATCATTGGCAATCTCGTCGGGCTAGCCGCTGAACTTATCGCCGGGGGATTGGATCAACGTTCGCCTGAGTATAAGTGGCTTATGAGAATCGCGGCAGTTGGTCACGCAACGGACGCGATATTCCTTACCTCCAGGGGAATCACCTTGATTACCGCTGGATTAGGCACAACCCACACTGGAATCGGTCCCGTGGTAGGTTTGGGTGTCGGGATTCCCTTGACCTTGTTGGGACTCTTCGAGGGATACCAAGCCTGGGATTGCTGGCAAAGGAGCATCGAGTACCCTGAGGACTTTATTGGACCGATACCGCCGGATCGGTATAGATGAGGATAATAATACGAGCTCATGGAAGTGATTAGATGCCGAATCCACTTACTAAAAGAGAGATAGTTGTCATCTGTGCCGTCGGTGCGGTCGGTATCCTTCTGACACTGCTCAGCCACTTCCTGAACTGGCCGGTGGCTTTGCAGTTGCTCTTTCCGGCCGCCATGCTGCCGGGTGTCCATTGGATAATGCGCCGGTTGGGTCTGACGGGCCAGAGTCCGGCCAAGTCTCAGCCTGACGGCATCGACTTGCCCACCGAAGCAGTCAAAAAGCGCAGGGCATTAGGTGCGCTGCTCACCGGCTTACAGGTGCTGGGAATGGTGGCGATCTTCGCCATTTGTTCGACAGTCTTTCAATGTAATGGGATCACAGTTGCTGGTTCGTGCGTAGTTGTGGTCGCGGCACTTCAGGTGCTAAAGATTTACGTGAAGCAAGGGCGGCTGTAGATCGGTGCGCAACGGATAACCATGAACTTTACAGAAGCAGCATGTGAGAAATTGGAGCGGTATCTTGTTAGCGGTGATGCCAAGCGAGCCGAGGTTCTCGGCAAGAAGCTGAAGACAGCAGCCGGCGATAGCCATTGGAATCTGGCTCGCCTCAGCACTGCCTACTATGAGGCCCGCAAGTACAAGATGGCTCTAAGAATCGTGGAAAGAGCGCGGAAGCTCGATCCTCGATGCCCTTATGTGCTTTGGAGCTATGCGGGGACACTGAGTATGATCGAGCGTGAGCAAGAGGCCATTGATGTTTACCAAGGTCTCTTGCGAAGAGGTACTCAGAACATAGCGTTCGGCGAGTGTGGCGAGGGGGCACGCTGGGCCGAGTCGTTGCTGAACGACTGTCGGTACAGGATTGCCGATTGCTACTACTTGCAAAGTAAGAAGAGTCTGGCGGCAAGGTGGCTGAAGACGCACCTGGATCACCGAAGACCCGGGTTGCGCAGTCTTTACAGTCTGAAAGATGTGAAAGAACTGCAAGCCGAATTGACTGCCAAAAAGTAAGGAACTTGATGTCTTCCGGCGATCCCGAATCATCCTCGGGGTCGCCGGACATTCTTGGCCGAAGGCTCCTGGAAAGAGCCTGCACGGTCGTCGTCCAGTCCACGCTTCCGGGTTCCATTTTGGTCCGGGGTAGTCCATAATTCAGGTTGCTCATCGATCGGGATTTGTCTATTATCAGAGAAATGTCTAACAGGAGGCCAGATGTCAAACCCGTGGCACGATGTGGACCCCGGTGATAAAGTCGGAGAACTCTTCAAGAGTATTATCGAAATCCCCAAAGGATGCAAGAACAAGTACGAGCTGGACAAAGAGACCGGCCTGCTGATAGCTGATCGCGTGTTGTACAGTTCGGTACATTATCCGGCCAACTACGGCTTTATCCCCCGGACCTATTGCGATGACGGCGACCCGCTGGATGTTCTGGTGCTCTGTCAGGAACCGATCACGCCGCTTTGTATTGTCGCCTGCAAACC is a genomic window of Candidatus Zixiibacteriota bacterium containing:
- a CDS encoding tetratricopeptide repeat protein; amino-acid sequence: MNFTEAACEKLERYLVSGDAKRAEVLGKKLKTAAGDSHWNLARLSTAYYEARKYKMALRIVERARKLDPRCPYVLWSYAGTLSMIEREQEAIDVYQGLLRRGTQNIAFGECGEGARWAESLLNDCRYRIADCYYLQSKKSLAARWLKTHLDHRRPGLRSLYSLKDVKELQAELTAKK
- a CDS encoding inorganic diphosphatase, with the translated sequence MSNPWHDVDPGDKVGELFKSIIEIPKGCKNKYELDKETGLLIADRVLYSSVHYPANYGFIPRTYCDDGDPLDVLVLCQEPITPLCIVACKPIGMITMSDEKGGDDKIIAVHAYDPAYNEYNDISALPAHVAEELKRFFQDYKILEEKEVIIDNLRGRIDAINCINDAIALYQKTFGGKA
- a CDS encoding RHS repeat-associated core domain-containing protein — encoded protein: MRVKHIITGLLIIVAILAVHGSVIAEGFIGPIGDRIDYSSGALTLSETDVTIPGRRGLDVNIVRSYTTANYLPDVDIIDNPDTHCVYQRPFDSSSNKYMGLGWHIEFPYLTYNDSATTLTNQNGSSEALLVNLDTLTNMTYPRKTRDLSILTNYTYPSATTEVMLCPDGTKLEFGKKLGHRKLMTKMYNRYGDYIEVTYWTNEYIKYVTSPIGLKVHFQYCDEDSVYSLTSSPTDDVRLSSLLWLNHEGDTLRVSYEYNWSKAGLLHKVIHANGDSTMYDYTTDVFYNDVADYWDTAATWADTLSYDDTLHYHSNQLHYMGKITDPGGAQAEYRYRAFMIPTYSGCDHNTFDDPVDEFKNYIGVNRRIADGDTLLIKYELSYPGLEVIEPEMEFAGMVSRVTTVLHPSGGEQEFWYFLDKECGYVLNENLMPWVFSAGYYPGMLYQKHSIFDGDTVCTGYSYGNSLGSGIVTIGDVIDSTGATGYYKAPATFLIHVGVAYYHPDLHFDSLSFTATSSKEWRSTILEKDMDAAGIVTRKIESERLSQWVATDTSYTNKNGLYDATGWIPSPYPSDTLWFTMDSVTAYTYVPSRNLTLADTVWSLFQNDSLVYATYTAYYYNSSNNYVVDSVVATLDPDYSDDTLSRRKTTYEYYSSNGMVKCETDYRGDKTWWEYDTLYNAFTWKETDSALGDLVTYDYYPNGQMKTETGLNGAVTEYYYDSLGRDLGIKMPLEDADDTTIINIYASGNVSGNSAKIDDSTRIVTKSVHDTHFRKVKTILEVDATATIVDSIVMNEAGLIAKQSRAKYADSGSTYWTEYYYDQSTRKVKTVLADGSKDSVRYVDEFTTLYDSRRGQRSISVIDLAGNKLCDSIFEVGDTTSLMGVITYSYDKLGNVIAVTDLEGITRQWEYDDWGRIKKVTDADIGTIECWYDEWSDLRLVRHNTETDYTYFIYDTISHRLLESGTVSSPSTDSLVNRTYPSSGTTVAVMNRYDSYSTASIATDTAGGLGNCLGQLTEQISFQGGSAVDSTFFYYDARGRIGQQTTWITGLPDRQKLKFEYFANDGLKKITYPDNSTNEYEYFQTGRLSGITGIIGEDSVEYEAWGAVREAKFVNSVVTTNSYDSLSRLIKTINRSAYMKLFCREYGYDNHFIDKEYDLDSSGTRTALGEIRTYGYDSLSRLVSAFMEDPNESADTITMAYDYDLNGNLNTRWTSDDDSLMYTRFNGSNCDSVIDFSADSTWDFTRNDRGLLTRIEKTSAGPLWDDRVNYAYDHRGLVTSVEFEPRVMQFGDKPDTVLNQYNAASQKVKQTHIYRYFDSEVGPRGSWVRIESDRYYVWVGDNVILEYDNTDSLANINVYGLGQRLQRKDLNDVSADSTCHYINDYQGSVRSFVDSRGIPGDRMIDYYPYGELYSQGGLGHTPHWFIGKEKDKTEELDFGPRYYNRAVGRFMAPDPALAGPSPYSYADGNPVMGSDPSGLITVNHMTPEQIRAAIDACVANDRADAQAYANFAAESSVKGEWAGYYHPNTHQLTGIIAPPGPQEIGFLVAGTSQSEAIRGTKWLQDQRRLMRGLPAINTEWYSDHVQTRTGRWQIGGLRGGYTRTTLQVGQYTLSSVNYTVTSYTPSVSRMLASADPFPAYQAMGDLAKVEKAGKLMTGGIIGNLVGLAAELIAGGLDQRSPEYKWLMRIAAVGHATDAIFLTSRGITLITAGLGTTHTGIGPVVGLGVGIPLTLLGLFEGYQAWDCWQRSIEYPEDFIGPIPPDRYR